A stretch of DNA from Glycine max cultivar Williams 82 chromosome 18, Glycine_max_v4.0, whole genome shotgun sequence:
GGGAATTGTTAGATTAGGCTTCACAagtttgagaatatttttatctttacaacCAGTCTAGTCTTAGCAATTCCTTTGAGCAGGATATTATATGGTTTCTACTAGAATTAAACATTTTCCTTTGAGAACTAATTTAGGTctgaaaaatattatgtttgcTGGATACCcaactatatataaaataaagctGATTGATATGGTCATTATAAGGGCAGTGGCCATTgtccattttaaaatttaaagcaatTTGGTCGTTGTATGTGCACTGTGCTCTTTGTTGCTGTTGACATCTTGATCTTTTCTGCATCTTCCCCTCCTTACTTTCGAGGTTATAATCTGAATCCCAATGCAAACTACAATACTCAAGGCCCTTTTTCCATGTTGAAAATATTTGTTCAATTTTTGGCTTtcatttttccattttatttggaTTAAAGAATAATTCTTTCCAGTATTCACTCTTAGAGTTTTTCAATCTTGATGGGAGTGAATACCAATGCCATTCTTGTAGTAAAAACTTTGTTCTAATCTCGACTTGTCAATTTTTTGCTATTCCTGGATTCAGCTGTAGatgaaattgtttttatttagttgTTCCTTTCCCTGCACATTGTGCCTTTGGGAACCTGCAATCTGGAATTTCAGAACTTTAAGGTAGATGCAATTGGTATGCACTGTCACTGACAATGTAATCCCCCCCTTCCCCCATCTCCAATTTGTAGATAGGCAGTTAAGTATGTCTGGTAATCATGATTTGTTTGTCTTCCCTAGGTATTTGGGATTATTTGACATATAAAGTAGGAAGAACATTTTCTGTTAGAAATTTAGGAGCCATTTGAAATACCTACTCTGGATACTAGCTTCtggtttttttggattcttctgTACCTAACAGTTTCTTGCAAATTATAACAACAAGGTTACATGACTGTGTCAGGGTTTTGTTTCCCTTCACAATAAATTATGCTATGCATGTCTTGGTTTTTGAATTTCCGGCTTAAGAATTATTCCTAGGCTAACATGGCCATGAAAGTCCTGTGTCTTAGCAAGGTATTCCTATTTGGAGCTACctctaaaattaaatgaataattgaatgcacaaaattataattttgatcttgcattatttttactaattttgtTTAACATTTTTAGTTGTGCCATACACAAGTTTGAATACCCCTTCTGGCTTCTGTCCTCATAATTGATTCAGCAGGAACAAGtagagtaattaattaaattatgtgaACCTGCTATCTATGAATTGAATGTGCTTCATCTTCtgctattatattttttttagtatggaCTATTactgtgttttgttttttatttttatttatttattttgtgtttgtctcttgaatttAACATATGACATCTTGTCCCTCATCATTAATGCAAAGTAACATTTTCTTCCTTTGTTCTATACACCACTTGACACTATTTACTTCATAATTTTTCCAGATGACAAAAATAGTACTGATGGTTAAATTTGGTTGTGGATGAGCAGGTTTTTAGGTGCCATCAAGCAGTACTTATGTTTATCCTTGTTGAAGAACAGTGCTTCAACTCTTTTGATTGTGTTTCAGCTGTCATGCTCCATTTTTATCAGTCTGGTGTCAAGATTTAGAGCTGGATTGAAGGCAGAAATTGGGGTTTTTTTCCCTATGATTGTTCTCAGGGTCCTAGAAAATGTTTCTCAACCTAATTTTCAGCAGAAGATGACAGTGCTTCGATTTCTGGATAAGCTTTGTGTTGATTCACAGATATTGGTTGACATATTTATCAACTATGACTGTGATGTCAATTCATCAAATATATTTGAGAGGTgtgctattattttatttaattttttatagttgttttatttgatttactGTATAAATAATATGTGCAGTTTCATGTTTAGAATATGGATCTTAAGTTTAATAGCATCTCCATTTTGTTGGAGTGTTTTTCATACAGCATTCATAGTTGTGTGGCTGAGGCTGTCTTGATTGTCACTTAATATactctttatattttatatctaaTTGCTATATTCCTCATAGGATGGTCAATGGACTTCTTAAAACTGCTCAAGGTGTCCCTCCTGGTGTAATGACCACACTTTTGCCACCTCAAGAAGCAACATTAAAACTTGAGGCCATGAAAAGCTTGGTTGCTGTTCTAAAATCAATGGGAGACTGGATGAACAAACAATTGCGCATTCCTGACCCTCATTCAGCCAAGAAAGTTGAAGCAACAGATAATAGCCCTGAAAGTGGAGGTTTTACCATGGTAAATGGGAATGGAGAAGACCCTGTTGATGGTTCTGACTCCCAATCGGAAGTCTCCAATGATGTATCTGATGTTTCAACTATTGAGCAACGACGGGCTTATAAACTGGAACTCCAGGTAAACAAATGAACAAGGTTTTGTTAATAAAGTATATCTTTGCTGTAGCTTTTTTACCAATGAAGCTAATGCAAGTGTATGGCAGGAAGGTATATCACTTTTTAATAGGAAGCCTAAGAAAGGAATTGAGTTTCTGATCAATGCCAACAAGGTGGGTGATTCGCCAGAGGAAATAGCTGCTTTTCTTAAAGATGCATCTGGGTTGAACAAGACTTTGATTGGTGATTATCTAGGAGAAAGGGAAGAGTTATCCTTGAAGGTAATGCATGCCTATGTGGATTCCTTTAACTTTCAAGGGATGGAGTTTGATGAGGCAATCAGGGTCTTTCTTCAAGGATTCAGACTGCCTGGTGAGGCGCAGAAAATTGATAGGATCATGGAAAAGTTTGCTGAACGTTATTGCAAATGTAATCCAAAGGCCTTTTCTAGTGCTGACACAGCATATGTCCTAGCCTATTCTGTTATAATGCTTAATACAGATGCTCACAATCCTATGGTGAAGAATAAGGTGTGCTCACAATCTTATAGTTCTGTAAATTGATGTACACATATGGCTTTGATATGTTTTTGGACCTTGTAAGttagtttttttcatttttagttcctgtaagttcatttttctaattttagtccCTGTAAGTTGGTGCCTTCTCAATTTTGGttcatgtaagttttttttgttcatttttagtcctgttaaaatttcaattttttcatttatagtcCTCATAAGTTCGTGCTTACAGggaccaaaattgaaaaaaatacaaacttgcAAGACTAAAAATGAGCAAAATATCTTAGATGAACCAAAGTTGAAAAAACGCAAacttatagagactaaaaatgaacaaatttttttacaaggaccaaaatttATAAAGTACAAACTTAcagggactaaaaacatatttaagcctacaAATAATTATGATAGAAATGatgacttattttctttttggttctTGAGTTATGCAGATGTCTGCTAATGATTTCATAAGAAACAAtcgtggcattgatgatggaaaAGATTTGCCTGAGGAATACTTGAGGGCCTTGTTTGAGAGAATATCTAGAAATGAgatcaaaatgaaagaaaatgatgTGGCTCCTCAACAAAAACAGGCTGTGAACCCTAATAGACTTTCAGGCTTGGATAGTATATTGAATATTGTGATCCGTAAACGCGGGGAAGGGAACATGGAGACCAGTGATGATCTTATCCGTCATATGCAAGAACAATTCAAAGAAAAAGCTCGCAAATCTGAGTATGTATTTTTTGCATTCTCTAGAAGTGATAATTTCCTTTCCAAATTTATTTCTTGGGTTGCTGAAAACATTTTACCTGATGTTGTTTTTGGCATGAAGAATCTTCTGTTGACTTCATCCTGTTTATAGATTCTACCATATCTACTAGTATTTATCTGCTTTGTACATGATCCTTGTCCATTTGAAGTGTGATGGGTATCAATCTAAAAATGTTCACAATAGTttcccctctttctttttctttaatattttaatgtcaATTTGTTTGCAGTTTTTTTAAGTGACttgttaaagaaaaatagttcctagatattttattttcttgatatGCATTTGCTTGCAATTTGCAGGTCAATCTATTATGCAGCAACAGATGTTGTAATCCTGAGATTCATGATTGAGGTTTGTTGGGCACCGATGTTAGCCGCTTTCAGTGTTCCTCTTGATCGAAGTGATGATGAGGTTGTAATATCTCTGTGTCTTGAAGGCTTCCGCTATGCTATTCATGTTACTTCTGTAATGTCGATGAAGACTCATAGAGATGCTTTTGTGACTTCATTAGCAAAGTTTACCTCACTACATTCACCAGCAGATATTAAGCAGAAAAATGTCGATGCAATTAAGGTTAGTCAAATTTAACTTCTCTTCTATCTGGCTTATGAGCAGCATATAAGCTGAAGTGATTATCAATTAGCAATTCTTATTCTGTGTTATATTACTTCCTACTCATAATGTTAATACCCTCTTTCAAAATGCTTCATTGTCTGTGTATTATTGCATTCCCATGGCATCTTTTATCATTTCAAGTTCACATATACATTTTTCCTTTAATGGGTGTTTTTATCCTATCTGAAGCTACACTCTCTGCAAGTGCTTTCATTGCTACATGCATAccaatataaacaaaattagtttGGACTTCCCTAACACAAATATAGTAATTACCAAATTAATGTAATGGTTTTGGGGAGTTTTGCAGCATTTGCTGAAAATGATTCTTGGAACAATATCTGAAGGCATATGATAGTAATTATTTGTTGGATCTTTTTTAAGTTTTGGGTAGTGTATTCTTGGTACCTGAACTTTGTGTTCAGTTTTTGTTGATTACATTATATGACTGAACATGTCATCTGTTTTATTACTAGGCAATAGTTGTTATTGCTGATGAGGATGGAAATTACTTACAAGAAGCTTGGGAACATATCTTGACTTGTGTTTCCCGGTTTGAGCATCTACATCTTCTTGGAGAGGGGGCTCCACCAGATGCCACATTCTTTGCCTTTCCTCAGAATGATTCAGAAAAAACAAAGCCGGCAAAGTCAACCATTCTTCCTGTTTTGAAGAAGAAGGGACCTGGGAGGATGCAGTATGCAGCTGCTACTTTGATGCGGGGTTCATATGATAGTGCTGGAATTGGCAGTAATGGTTCTGGTGTCACATCAGAACAGGTGAACAATCTAGTCtctaatttaaatatgttggaACAAGTTGGAAGCTCTGAAATGAATCGCATATTCACTCGGAGCCAGAAGTTGAACAGTGAGGCCATAATAGATTTTGTTAAGGCTCTATGCAAGGTCTCCATGGAGGAATTGAGGTCTCCATCTGATCCACGTGTTTTCAGCCTTACAAAGATTGTTGAGATTGCGTATGTATTACTCACCTACCCCTTCAAACATGCTACCTCTTTTTGCCTTCCctctgaatttttctttttcctcatgGTTCTTGGGGTTCATTGGTTGGGGATTATTACAAAACAAACATACATAATAGCACTTGACAAGCTTTGTTGTTTATAAATTGATTTGACACACTGTTTTTCTCCTTTTTGGTTGATTGCCATTGCCCCTTCTATATCCCCAACTCTCATGCTCACTTCTTTGTAGTCTGAGGAAATTGTTGAATTGAACTCTTTTTTCTGTTCAACTCTGGTAAAATATCATGATGTTTGCATGTGAAAGGGTCACCTGTTTCTTTTAACTCCCAGTTTCGGTTCAGATGGTAAGACAAGGGATAAAGTGCTTAATTTTATTGAAGAGAAGAACATTACAAGTGTGCCCAAGAATTAAGGTGGGAAActgtaatttatttgaaaacCAAATGTTTGGGCAGAGCATCAAGCATATGATTATGTTGCATGATTGgttgatgtttatatgctgctATCTGTTGTTTGACCCGATTATTATGTAACAGGCACTATAATATGAACCGCATCAGGCTTGTGTGGTCAAGCATCTGGCATGTTCTCTCTGATTTTTTTGTAACTATTGGCTGTTCGGCAAACCTTTCAATTGCAATTTTTGCAATGGATTCCTTGCGTCAGTTGTCAATGAAATTTCTAGAGCGGGAAGAACTGgctaattataattttcaaaatgaatttaTGAAGCCTTTTGTTATTGTTATGCGAAAGAGTAGTGCTGTTGAAATTAGAGAACTAATTATCAGATGTGTCTCTCAAATGGTTCTATCTCGTGTCAACAATGTCAAATCTGGATGGAAGAGCATGTTCATGGTAAAGCTGATAAACTCCTATTGTCTATAGAGAGATTCAATTAATGCAaatgtttgttcattttttctctCCTCTACTTACTGCTCATAGACCTGATTTCAGGTATTCACAACAGCAGCTTATGATGACCACAAAAACATTGTACTCTTAGCTTTTGAAATTATGGAGAAGATTATTCGAGATTACTTTCCATACATCACTGAGACTGAAAGCACAACCTTCACAGACTGTGTGAATTGCCTAATTGCGTTCACCAATAGTAGATTCAATAAAGAGATTAGCCTAAATGCCATTGCTTTTCTTCGGTTCTGTGCAACAAAACTAGCAGCAGGAGACCTTGGCTCATCATCAAGGAATAAGGATAAGGAAGTTACTGGAAAGATTTCTTCATCTTCAGCTCAAACAGGAAAGGAGGGGAAAAAAGATAACGGAGAGGTGATTGACAAGGATGATCATCTCTATTTCTGGTTTCCTTTATTGGCAGGTGAAGACATGATATAAAGTTTATCTAGACATGAATATTCTGGAAAAGTTATGAATTTATGTTTCTTAACTTTTTCGAATGATTAGTGTTTCTTTTGCTACCATCTTGCTTCATGTCTTAAGAAGCTTAGCATGTTGCAAATGTACATATACTTATTTGTCTACTTTCTGCAGGTTTATCTGAGCTTAGCTTTGACCCAAGACCTGAGATTAGGAAGAGTGCCTTGGAAGTCCTGTTTGAAACCTTACGTAATCATGGGCATCTCTTTTCACTACCTTTATGGGAAAGAGTATTTGAGTCTATCCTATTTCCTATATTCGATTATGTTCGACATTCTATTGATCCTTCAGGGAGTAGTTCACCGATCAATGAAGTAGAGGCTGATGGTGAGCTTGATCAAGATGCTTGGCTTTACGAAACATGCACATTGGCTCTCCAATTGGTTGTAGAtctttttgttaacttttatgaCACTGTCAATCCACTTTTAAGAAAGGTGCTGATGCTCCTGGTTAGCTTTATAAAGCGCCCTCATCAAAGCCTTGCTGGCATTGGTATTGCTGCTTTTGTTCGTTTGATGAGTAATGCTGGGGGGCTGTTTTCTGATGAAAAGTGGTTAGAAGTGGTTTTCTCATTAAAAGAAGCAGCAAATGCAACACTTCCTAactttttgtttgttgaaagtGAGGACTTTACTAAAAATCAGGAACATGCTTCAACAGCTGAAGATGATAGAGATCGTGCCGAGTCTGGCTCCCCAGATAATTTAGAAAGCTTGAGGATTCGTCGTCTTTATACTCATTTAACTGATGCAAAATGCCGAGCTGCTGTTCAACTTTTATTGATTCAGGTAATTTTATATTCTGTTCCTCCAAATATCTTCCTTGTtgtagaaagaaattaagaaggAGCCCAAGAACTGTAGCTGTGGCATTTagtttattcagaaaattaagatcctttatttatttatttttatggttaactagattcttattattttagcaCTACTCAAATAAtggataatattaaaaatatgcaCCTGATGGGAGCAGATGTGTCTTTCCTATTCAGCACCTCATTCCAACGTGCATTGGTGTTCACTTTTATTCTTCCCTGTCAAATTAGATGCATGTGATGTTGCAAAATGATGTTAACTCTCTTTCTGAAATTGGCAGGCGATGATGGAGATCTATAACATGTATCGCCCTCACCTTTCAGCAAAAGCCATGCTAGTCCTGTTTGATGCTCTGCACGATGTAGCGATACATGCACACCAGATTAATGGCAATACTATATTACGTTCAAAGCTTCAAGAGTTTGGTTCTGTGACCCAAATGCAAGACCCTCCACTGTTACGCCTTGAGAATGAATCGTACCAGACCTGCCTTACATTTTTACAAAACCTTGTCATTGACAAGCCTCCTAGTTACGAGGTGGACGAGGTCGAATCACATCTCATCCAGCTTTGTCAGGAGGTTTTGGAGTTTTATATTGAAGTTGCaggttttgaacaaaaatctgAATCTTCTCATGGTAGACAGCAACATTGGTTGATTCCCTTGGGCACTGGGAAGAGGAGAGAATTGGCTGCACGTTCACCTCTCATTGTGGCTACTCTGCAGGCTATTTGTAGTTTGGGAGATACTTCTTTTGAGAAGAACTTGTCTCATTTCTTCCCTCTCATCTCTAGCTTGGTACGTTGTGAACATGGGTCAAAGGATGTCCAGGTTGCTCTCAGTGACATGCTTAGTTTATCAGTTGGTCCTATTTTGCTACAGTCATGTGGATGATTTGGGTAAAGATTAACCCTGCATTTTGAGATGtaggatatttttttgtttaaatctttttgttcataaTTTTCTCCTCTCTCTCCTCTGCCTTGAATTACTTGTCAATAATATTCTATGACAGTGTATGAAAAGTTGTTAGTGAATTTGTCTTAGCTACACTTTCCTAACTTTTGTAGTTTAGATGCTAGCTTTTCCCGGTCAGGATTGATATGTATTACCATAAGGCTCAATGTTGTATTTTTGTCTAttactcatttttctttttaaaagaattagttTTGCAGCATTATGTCCTGTAAAGATTAGTCTATCGGAATTTTCTTGTTCTGTGGTGTTTATTTTTCTGGTTGTAAAGCGTTAATcttgctgtaaaaaaaaagcattagtCTTAATTAGGGTAAATTtcttcatatatatttattagagaagaaaataaggaattatgaaataaatttctttcataagttaaaattaatttatgtacaaGTAAAAATCAGTTTTTGGAAAGATTAATATAAGGGAATTTTTACAAATTAGCTtataaaagaagtttttttttttccttttacaattatttataaaaaaaaagttgatctaAATGGACTTTAATAAAGTTGTCCTTTTATTTGAATtcgttttaattattaaaataatgtttttgctGAAGATGATTTTaagaaagtttaattttaatgttatcctgtaaatatttttatactattaattaattaattagaaattacttATGAGTAGCAATATGTTATTCTAAAGAGTAATTTTGagaaagttatattttattctattttttttatttatagaaatagaagacaaatatttaaaagtttataataatttacacattatttaatcaattgGACTAAATCTCCTCAATTTattctcattcttttttttttattttcttgtaataTAATGATTAAATGTGAGTTCTCTTTAACTATGAggattaacattttaaaattactctCAAAATAACTTGATTCctcattgatattttatatataacctttagaataattatcaaaatttaaaatattaaacatgataatttataattagtataaaaaatatttacattattaatatattttaaataaattcttgaagaaatatttttttaaaattttttgacACAAATTTTGCAAAAGACAATCATTTCtctaaaattaagtaaaataaaatatgtaattcttctccttctacatttttttaaaaaaaaaagtgggctCTCAATAGTAGTGCTATGATAGAGATTTGGGTTTTATGTGGTGCTGAGTCCCACATGGATGAATATGAGATGCTCAATGGAGTATTTAAGTGCTTGGTTCTCCCCACTCTAACAGGTAGATTTTTGGGGTGGATTCCTCAAGTGCTTAGGTGTAAACAATATGTAATTAAATGTCAATGTCAATTAAGATTTGAGATGGAACCAAAAATATACTTCtatattttacactttttcacaacaaaatacaaacagaGTAAAATAGGCATAGAACACAAACCGTCATAAGATACAAAATCGAAGTAAGAAAAACAGAAAGTGTGGGATACCCAACACAATTCAACATGTGGCATAACATATTCTCCCACCAATTTAGACCCCTAACAATTGTATAAATATTTAGACTCTTCACAAATGTAAATTAACTAAGATCATATTAAGACAACATACTATTTTCTCACTCCCTCCCTTATCCATTTTCTCTCAATCTCATACATCTACACACTTGTGGGAAGCACACCAACATATTCctatactttaatttatttatccttTTGATCTTTGTCATCTAAAGTGATCAAACGTTGTTTGAAATGAATGTTGATTGAatgacaaaacaaaaacataaagaaaactAAGTAAGCATAGAGCTTACTACAtcagaagataaaaaaacagTAACATAAGAAAGGAGAGTCTCCAAGGAGATAAAACCAAGAGGACTCCTTATAAAAGAATGTTATTACAACTAtaggaataataaaaaaagaaattaaaccaaTTAAGATTTGATGTAGCTAAGTGTCCAATACGTGAAGTAAATGCCAGTATTAAATTAGTGTAAATAGTCACTTAAGTTCTTATTTTGTATGTGCTGATAATTTTGTCTCTATACTATAACATGGTCAATTTGACTCACAAATATGCAAATGTACTAATATTTTAGTTCCACCGTTAAGTTATCTTTGTTTCAGTTAACATTGACAGTAGATGTGGCATGTCATTCTTGATGAGACAAATCCACATGTGTAGGAAACATTCTACATCAATCAATAGTGTTTTGAACTAAAATGTCAGTGATTTTTTCTCATTATTACCACTCTTTGATGGCTTCGTGATTCTGCCTTTAATGGCTTAGCGATTCTGACAAACAACTCAGCAAGAACGTATTGATTCTGGCAAACAACCCTCAAAGCCATTCTTCAAACCCTGATTTTGTTGCAATTCTAACTTGTCATAGTCAAACTCACTCTAAGTCAAGACCTTCAAGACTCTGGAATGGAGTTGTGTGCAAGCAGCTCTCAACGTTCACCTCAACCATTAAAGGATGAAGGGAGTAAAGGGAGTGGAGTTGTCGAGGAGGGTTGGTGGGTGGGTGACGACAATGATGGATACATCTTGATGAAGCTGCCATAAGTGGTACACAATGGAGGGATTGTTGGAAAAAAAGGGggatattttcttcaaaaagatAGAACTGACAAATTGATACCTAGTTACTTGGCCTAACGCGTGGAAATCACTTTGGTCATGCGTATTTGTCACTTTGGTCATGCGTATTTGTCACGTTGTCCTATACTTGCCACGTCATcataaacaataacaaaaatagaTACAACTTGATAGTTGAACTAAATTGTcattacatttatatttttgtagactaaattaatcattttcataATATATGAACGGAATTGTCGGTATTTGTAAAATGCAAGAACTAAAGTGGTCATTTacacattaaattattaatgtgtcatGCCATCCAATCTCGTTAGAAGGTTGGATATTATATAAAAAGGCCTTTACAAGGATTGATAATGGAACCGAAGTTCCTAAAAAAAACAGGATTGTCTATTGTTCACAAAATCCAAACACACAGTCACCAATGAGAATTGCTTTGTCAATTTCATCGATGCTGTCCTTGCGGAGATCACAACatatagataataaaataattgtaggCCTGTGAAAGCGAAAGTTAATTGCTAGCACATAGTATGGGAGATATTTTCTGACTTTTCTACACCAGCCACCAATTAAGACCTTAATCAAATCCAAAATGAATCAGTCTCTCTAAATCAATCCTTATCTACTTGTTTGTGTATGATTCAATCAACAGAATTTCATAATCAGCTGATActaagaagaaagagaagagaataaTATGAAGAGCCATGTCTcagaaagggttcagccttttGCCAAGTGCCTCCAGAGTTGAGATCACCTCGGAATAAAACTTGGAGAATTATTACAATTTTCAAGGTGACAAAAGTGCATGTCatagatttttttatccttataaaatCGAAGACAAGTATGGTAATTTACAACAGTCCACGCATCCTGCTCAATCAAGACCTCCTGGTAAAGGAGATGTCATAGATTAAAGCTACACACATGCTCAACAAAGTTCTTACTCTCAATCTCCCTTAATTATGTTGCAACCCTTCACTACTTGCTTCACCTTTCTTCATAGGAAGACCAAATTCTTCCTCAATAAACCAAGAATCAAGGACATGATGAGTGCATGCCGCAAGAGGAGACAATCCAACAGAAAATTCACTTCAAGTTCTGACTTGTCAACCTCTTCTTTCCTTCACATGGAGCTCTCTACTCAGTTTCATCAAGTTTTCAAGC
This window harbors:
- the LOC100778814 gene encoding brefeldin A-inhibited guanine nucleotide-exchange protein 2 translates to MASSEADSRLSQVVVPALEKIVKNASWRKHAKLAHECKSVIESLNHQQAPPPGSPSDREPETAVPGPLHDGGPVEFSLAESESILAPLINAAGSGVLKIADPAVDAIQKLIAHGYLRGEADPDSSAAAPEAKLLSSLIESVCKCHDFGDDAMELLVLKTLLSAVTSISLRIHGDSLLLIVRTCYDIYLVSKNVVNQTTAKASLIQMLVIVFRRMEADSSTVPIQPIVVAELMEPVEKSDVDNSMTQFVQGFITKIMQDIDGVLNPTTPSGKVSLLGGHDGAFETTTVETTNPTDLLDSTDKDMLDAKYWEISMYKTALEGRKGELVDGEVVERDDDLEVQIGNKLRRDAFLVFRALCKLSMKTPPKDAAGDPQLMKGKIVALELLKILLENAGAVFKTSERFLGAIKQYLCLSLLKNSASTLLIVFQLSCSIFISLVSRFRAGLKAEIGVFFPMIVLRVLENVSQPNFQQKMTVLRFLDKLCVDSQILVDIFINYDCDVNSSNIFERMVNGLLKTAQGVPPGVMTTLLPPQEATLKLEAMKSLVAVLKSMGDWMNKQLRIPDPHSAKKVEATDNSPESGGFTMVNGNGEDPVDGSDSQSEVSNDVSDVSTIEQRRAYKLELQEGISLFNRKPKKGIEFLINANKVGDSPEEIAAFLKDASGLNKTLIGDYLGEREELSLKVMHAYVDSFNFQGMEFDEAIRVFLQGFRLPGEAQKIDRIMEKFAERYCKCNPKAFSSADTAYVLAYSVIMLNTDAHNPMVKNKMSANDFIRNNRGIDDGKDLPEEYLRALFERISRNEIKMKENDVAPQQKQAVNPNRLSGLDSILNIVIRKRGEGNMETSDDLIRHMQEQFKEKARKSESIYYAATDVVILRFMIEVCWAPMLAAFSVPLDRSDDEVVISLCLEGFRYAIHVTSVMSMKTHRDAFVTSLAKFTSLHSPADIKQKNVDAIKAIVVIADEDGNYLQEAWEHILTCVSRFEHLHLLGEGAPPDATFFAFPQNDSEKTKPAKSTILPVLKKKGPGRMQYAAATLMRGSYDSAGIGSNGSGVTSEQVNNLVSNLNMLEQVGSSEMNRIFTRSQKLNSEAIIDFVKALCKVSMEELRSPSDPRVFSLTKIVEIAHYNMNRIRLVWSSIWHVLSDFFVTIGCSANLSIAIFAMDSLRQLSMKFLEREELANYNFQNEFMKPFVIVMRKSSAVEIRELIIRCVSQMVLSRVNNVKSGWKSMFMVFTTAAYDDHKNIVLLAFEIMEKIIRDYFPYITETESTTFTDCVNCLIAFTNSRFNKEISLNAIAFLRFCATKLAAGDLGSSSRNKDKEVTGKISSSSAQTGKEGKKDNGEVIDKDDHLYFWFPLLAGLSELSFDPRPEIRKSALEVLFETLRNHGHLFSLPLWERVFESILFPIFDYVRHSIDPSGSSSPINEVEADGELDQDAWLYETCTLALQLVVDLFVNFYDTVNPLLRKVLMLLVSFIKRPHQSLAGIGIAAFVRLMSNAGGLFSDEKWLEVVFSLKEAANATLPNFLFVESEDFTKNQEHASTAEDDRDRAESGSPDNLESLRIRRLYTHLTDAKCRAAVQLLLIQAMMEIYNMYRPHLSAKAMLVLFDALHDVAIHAHQINGNTILRSKLQEFGSVTQMQDPPLLRLENESYQTCLTFLQNLVIDKPPSYEVDEVESHLIQLCQEVLEFYIEVAGFEQKSESSHGRQQHWLIPLGTGKRRELAARSPLIVATLQAICSLGDTSFEKNLSHFFPLISSLVRCEHGSKDVQVALSDMLSLSVGPILLQSCG